From the genome of Clostridium sp. BNL1100, one region includes:
- a CDS encoding DUF6365 family protein encodes MKKILFVTLGHLSAGEFTIAFEFCKRLPPNKFEICFLTSAKGQNYLEQNRIKHVVLKQTGANSMSEDKLVNKAITDRLMSEFRPDYVIASDVYTLWYSSTWSGVSMETFREYGVPFGSFDSYEFDSTNYVQDYYGGYRATLPDYIRQCDFVIRYCPINKLQPADKKVKFTYFYDRPEGMTKPERIEFESAFRPSGQEKVIFMANSDWENLNVNRLPALSNLLCWCPKMIMHYLAELDEKVTIIHVGPKSWEQESDNKKHIKYFHFNHINPQDFDKYLGASDLFLTTNIISSTLAKAVYASVPSIVLQNDKLVNFSRISEQLLKMPGWYQEMANDVKVAYPYRLFPFGWFNFLTSVLENNEYVDTFISTSIFQKGKTLNALRTYISDKDSRISLQHKQNMYINKILQLPSSADVIDSLENL; translated from the coding sequence ATGAAAAAAATACTGTTTGTTACATTAGGACACCTTTCGGCAGGAGAGTTCACAATTGCATTTGAATTTTGTAAGAGGCTTCCACCAAACAAGTTTGAAATTTGCTTTCTAACTTCAGCCAAGGGCCAGAATTATCTGGAGCAAAACAGAATTAAACATGTAGTTTTGAAGCAGACAGGAGCAAACTCCATGTCGGAGGACAAGTTGGTCAATAAGGCTATTACGGACAGGCTAATGTCTGAATTCAGACCTGATTATGTTATAGCCTCAGATGTATATACTCTTTGGTATTCATCGACATGGTCGGGTGTTAGTATGGAGACTTTCAGAGAATATGGTGTCCCCTTTGGAAGCTTTGACAGCTATGAATTTGATTCTACAAACTATGTTCAAGACTATTATGGCGGATATAGGGCTACTCTACCTGATTATATAAGGCAGTGTGATTTTGTAATCAGGTATTGTCCTATAAATAAACTACAACCAGCAGATAAAAAAGTGAAGTTTACATATTTCTATGATAGACCTGAAGGTATGACAAAACCTGAAAGGATTGAATTTGAGTCTGCTTTTAGACCTTCAGGTCAGGAGAAAGTAATCTTCATGGCAAATTCAGATTGGGAAAACCTGAATGTAAATAGGTTGCCGGCTTTATCAAATTTACTTTGTTGGTGTCCCAAAATGATAATGCATTATTTAGCTGAACTTGATGAAAAGGTAACAATAATCCATGTGGGTCCAAAGAGCTGGGAGCAAGAATCAGATAATAAAAAACACATAAAATATTTTCATTTTAATCATATAAATCCCCAAGACTTTGATAAGTATCTTGGAGCCTCAGACTTGTTCCTAACAACTAACATAATATCGTCTACACTGGCTAAGGCAGTGTATGCTTCAGTGCCCTCTATTGTTTTGCAAAATGATAAGTTGGTTAATTTCTCCAGAATTTCGGAACAGCTTTTGAAAATGCCAGGTTGGTATCAGGAAATGGCAAATGACGTAAAGGTTGCTTATCCGTATAGGTTGTTTCCTTTTGGATGGTTTAATTTTTTAACCAGTGTACTTGAGAATAATGAATATGTTGATACTTTCATATCTACATCGATATTTCAGAAAGGTAAGACATTGAATGCTTTAAGAACATATATTAGTGACAAAGATTCTCGAATAAGTCTTCAGCATAAACAGAATATGTATATTAATAAGATTTTACAGTTACCGTCATCAGCTGATGTTATTGATTCATTAGAAAACTTGTAA